The following is a genomic window from Paenibacillus thiaminolyticus.
GAAGACAAGCTTATCGCGGCTGCGGCCAGCTTCATCGCACGCTGCTATCACGAGCTCGGCAAAGACGGTGCCGCGGTGCAGCAGCGTATGAGCGAGATTGAGCGGGAGATCGCCGCCCGGGGCACCTATGCCCATACATTCGAGGAATTGGAGCACGGCGCCAAAATGGCCTGGCGCAACAGCAACCGGTGCATCGGCCGCCTGTTCTGGCCGTCCCTGCAGGTCATCGACGAGCGGGAGGCGTCCACGGCCGAGGAAGTGCTGCAGGCGCTGCGCAGGCATATCGCCTTCGCTACCAATGGCGGCAAGATTCGTCCGACAGTGACGGTGTTCCGGGCGGACGAGCCCGGCTGTGAGCCGATTCGGATTTGGAACCACCAGTTAATCCGCTATGCGGGCTATGACAGAGGCGGCCGCCGCTGGGGCGATCCGCATTCGCTCCCCTTCACCCGGATCTGCGAAGCGTTGGGCTGGCAGGGCGCCGGAACCTCATTCGACATCCTGCCTCTGGTCGTGCAAGTCGGCAGCGAGCCGCCGCAATGGGTGGAGCTCAAGCCCGAGGAAGTGCTGCAGGTCCCGCTGACGCATCCGGATTTCGGCTGGTTCGCAGAGTTGGATCTACGCTGGTATGCGGTTCCGATCATTGCGGATATGCGGCTTGAGATCGGAGGAATTGATTACAAGACGGCACCGTTCAACGGCTGGTACATGGGCACGGAGATCGGCGCCCGCAATCTGGCGGATGAGCAGCGCTATCATCAGCTGCCTGCCATCGCGGCGCGGATGGGGCTGAACACCGCTTCCAATACGACCCTATGGAAGGATCGGGCTCTGGTCGAGCTGAATGCGGCCGTGCTGCACTCTTTTAAGGAAGCCGGCGTCAGCATCGTCGACCATCATACCGCGGCCCAGCAGTTCAAGCGCTTCGAGCAGCAGGAAGCGGAGGCGAACCGTCCGCTTACCGGCGATTGGACGTGGCTGATTCCGCCGATGTCGCCTGCGGCGACCCATATTTTCCATCAATCGTACAGCAATGAACATGTATCCCCTCTATTCGCCTATCAGACGGCGCCATATTAAGCCTTTCCATGCGATATAACCATGAACAGGCCCGGAGAACCGTTCTCCGGGCTTGTGCGTGCCGGTAGGCCGGGCAAGCTTGACAACCCGGACATAGCCACGCATCTGGTTTACGTAATGTTTATTATGTAACCAATTCAACCGAACATGAGAAATTTTCATCCAAGCACAAATCACGCTTTATCAGCGTATGTACTATCCCCTTCGTTCAGGAAGCGGGATGCTGCGGCAGGTCCAACTGCCAGCGAATGCCGAATCGGTCCTCGACCACCGCGAATTTCGATTGCCAGAAGGTGAGCTGCAATGGCATCAGAACCCGCCCCCCTCCAGACAACCGTTCGTATAGCCGGGTTATCTCCTCCTCGCTGCCGCAGGCGATCGTCAGATGGACGCGATGCTCCTCCGCATGCTGCCCATGCCCGGGTCCCGTGCTGTCAGCGCAGTAGATCGTCTGGCCGCCGACGATGAACTCCCCGTGAATGAGCTTGTCGTAGTCCTCCTCCGCGATGCTCCACTCCACATTGCTCCTGGCATCGCCATAGCGGTTCATCCTCACGATCTCGCCGGAACCGAACGCATCGATATAATAGTTCATCGCTTCTTCCGCCTCCCCCCGGAACATAAGATAAGGGGTAATCTTTGCTTTCATGCACATAAGCCTCCCACTTGTTGTGAATAGGATTAATTTACCCGAACAGCCATCCTCTCATGCCCGCTCCCTGCCTTTCTCTGATACGCTTCTTGCACATGGAATCGGACTCTTTTAATACGCTCTATTGTTCTTTTTCCAAAATGGATCTTTTTGACAGGATAATAAGCCTTTTTTTTCCATCATTTATTTGTTATACTATTTAAAAATGATAGCCAGAAGCGAGAGGGGTGCACAATGAAGGATACGGGTATGATTCGTAGCTTAGATAGCCTTGGCCGCATTGTTATTCCGGTTGAAATTCGCAACGCGCGCAACATTGAGATTGGAGATGCAGTGGAGTTTTTTGTGCTTGATGATCATATCCTCGTGCTGCGAAAATATACTTCGACGGAATGCACCTTCTGCCGAAGTATGGAAAGTGTATCTTACTACAAGGACCAGTTCATTTGCTCTACCTGTCTGAAGGAACTCGCCGGAGCCCAAGACTTGGCACCTATTGCCCCTCAACCCCAGGCCAAGAAGCGAGCCAAAACGTCCGAACTGATTCAGCGTCTGCGAGAAGCATTCGAAGAACATCCTGGAGCAAGTCAGAAGGAACTGGCCAAACTTCTTGGCGTTAGCCAGGGAAGGATTAGCCAATTAAAAAAGGAAATGTAAGTTGCACTGAAAAGAAAGCGTTATCTTCCATTAATGACTTTACTGCGCGGCTCCATGCCTTCTCTATGCTTACGCAAGGAGTGCGTCTGGAGCCGCCGCCTTATCTCTCCGCTCACCATGGCCCTCCCGCCTGACGGCAGGGGCTTAAGGAGATATCCTCCGTTCCAGTTCACAGCCATCCTCCAGGCATCCGCCTGCAGGCACAATCATCCTGCGGGACGCGATCCAATCATACATTCGCTCGCCGAAGCCAAGCTTGATCGTCAACCAGATGCCCGGACATAGCATCATAAGCAGCGGCACGCGGGAGCATAACCGGAGTACCGCGGCGATTCCCGAATCGATCTCCCCGCTCCCGGTGCATCGGACATGCATTCGCGCCTCCAACGCATCCGGCGAGATTCCCCTTGAGCTCATCTCGGATACCGCCTGCCCGTCGCGTATCGACCGGAACCGGAGCGCATGCAGCCAGTCCCATCGTTCCAGCCGGCGCCGGATCGCGGCGCATAACGGACACCATTCATCGTAATATACTTCTAGCTGCTTCCGTTGGCGCATCGGAATCCTTCCTTTCGTTGCTCTTCTCCTTCTTTTATTCAGGCTGTTGAGAAGTCCAAGGGATTTTGTGGCACTTCATTTTTATGTGGTGGATCTCGTCTCTCCGTAGAAAAAATCGACGTAAAACGCTCTGAGTGCCAAGTTTTGATTGTGTAAATGGACATCTCCACCCCTTCGTAAAAAACAGGGGGATCCAACGGCCTGAAAACTGCACCATTTCCCTAGACACGCCTATTCGGTAGGCGAAATCCGCAAAACTGCACGATTTCTCCAGACACACCTATTCGGTAAGCGAAATCCTGCGCACATACAGCAATTCGATATGGACGACTTTCCCAGAAAGGGAATCCTGCAAAACTGCAGGAATTTCACCCGTTTCGCTTCGGCTTGAAGTAAAAGGGCCTAAAATGATGTAGATTTGCAGCAATTCCTCGGGATGCGGACTGATTGAGCCGAAATTCCTGTAAAATAACAGCAATTCCCTCCACACGTTCAAGCCCCAGGAGGCAACGATGCCTCCAAAAGCCAACGATGCTTCCTGAAGGCAACGATGCCACCAGGATCCGACGCGGTCTCTTGGATCCCGTAAAATCAGGCCGTTGAGAAGTATGTGGTAACTTTTGCCACCCCATTTTTTATATGGTGGATCTCGTCTCTCCGTAGAAAAAATCGACGTAAAACGCTCTGAGTGCCAAGTTTTGATTGTGTAAATGGACATCTCCACCCCTTCGTAAAAAACAGGGGGTTTTCCAACGTCCTGTTCTATTGTACCACTTTCTTCAATATGTTCGCCATGCCGCAGCCGCCCGCCCTTTCCCCATCACACGGTACAAGGCCAATCCTCTGGCGGAAGCGCAAAGGTTGGCCTTTAAAAGGGGTGAACCGCAATTGGAAAGTTATTCTTTTCACAAAGTTGGGTATTCAAAGCTATCATTTCTTGATTCAGCCTCGATTACGCATAGTAAGCTTGCAGCAAATCGCGAGTGTCGTCTTGTTGCTCTGGATCGGCTCCATTCTCTTCCCAACACTGTTTGCACTCGTTCTCCGTCGTGCAGCGATGATTGTCGTCGCACATATAGCACAGTTGGAGGTAGTTGCGGGTTACGTTATTGGTATGCTTATGAATGTCGAATGTTTTGAAGGTTCTCATCGTTCTCACTCCTTCTTCTTTATGGTTCTACTATAACATGAATTTGCATTATAATATGTGAAATAAATCACAATATGATTAAAAAGAGATCGGAGATAACCGCCCCTATCTCCGATCCCGCTTATTATCCGTTGTTGGCCAGGTTCAACTGCCAGGAGACGCCGAATTTGTCATTCACCCAACCGAATTTCTTGCTAAACGGTGAAGGACCCAGCGCCATCAGCACTTGCCCGCCATCCGACAGCTTGGCGTACAGCTCATCAATTTCCTGCTCGCTCTCGCAGTCCACGAACAGCGACATCGAAGGCGTGAAGGTGAACTCATGCATTATGCTGCTATCGATGCACATAAATGTCTGCCCATTCAGCGAAAAGACCGCGTGCAGCACCTTTCCTTCCTCGCCTCCCCCGCTGCCGTCATGGCGAACGAGACTCACAATCTTACCGTCAGCGAACAAAGAGGTGTATAAATTCATCGCCGCTTCAGCCTGTCCTTCGAACATAAGAAAAGTCGTAATTTTTTGCATTTCAAGTCATCTCCATTTCTGAATCGGGATTCATTCTAGCTTGCGAAAGGCCGGAGCAATTCATTCCTCCGCGGTTTTCATATCATTCTGCTGCGCTATTATCATACTGTAAAATGTCCCCGCCAGTAAAATTAAGCCTGACTGTTCCGGCATCGAGATCGCGAACATGCTGCCCTATGCCAAAACGCCCCAACCACGTTGAGGCGTTCGTTCATCCAATGTGCCGCTTCAATGCCCCTTCATAATGGAACTTCTTGAACCAGAACCGACTTGTAACCAATCTTGGCGATGATCTCCGGCGTAATATAAAGCGCTCCTTCCTGCAGCAGGCTGTTGCCGCTGTTCAGCACGATCGACTTGCTTCCATTTGTCAGCTTGTACCGGTAATCGGGAGCCTTCGCCGGCAGCTTCGCAATGCTCCAGCCGAGACTCTCCGCGAGCTCCTTCACCGGAATGCGCATCTGGCCCTGCTCCTCGAACGCGACAGGCACGCCGGCCTCCGCATCGTCAAGCTTCACCGTATAAGCCGCGCGGACCTTCACTGGCAGCTTCTCGACCGGAATCGCATCCAGATCGAAGTCTTCCGGCAGATCGGCCGTCGCATCTCTCGCTTCCGCCGGCTCAGGCAAATATGTCTCCGCTTCCGCCCAATCCTTGATCGGCTTCGATTCGCCCGTGTTCAAGTTGTACAGGAACAGCGGCCGCTCTGGCTTGTTCTCGGAGTATACGATCAGGCCGGAATCCGGATGAATTCCCTTCAGATTGCCGAGCACCGCTCGTTCCGTCTTGCCGTTCGCCGGGTTATAGACGAGAATTTCTTCCTGCTTCGCCTGATCGCTGATGCGGCTGTATACAATGCGGTTGTCATGCAGCCAGGTGGCCTGCGCGTCTTGATTCGTCTGCAGCCACTCCTTCGTCGCGCCGGTTTTATTGTTTTTCAAGAGATAGCTGTATACCGGTTTTCTTCCGCCCTGTTCGCCGGTCACGGTATATTTGCGCTGATGCAGGCCCCATGCGCCGTTCGGCGAAGGCTCGAACCATTTGCCCTTCACCACTTCCTGATCATTCGGATCGAACGCATACTGCATGCCGCCTTCGACATTGTCCTGATATGTAGTCTCCAGCAGCGGCTCGTTCCGTTCCGGCGCCATATACATGCGGCGAATCTTCTCGTCCCATTGCTTCCATTGTCCATCCGTCGTCTTGACGACGACGCGCTGATCGAAGCCCTTGACGTCCGCACGCGTTACATTATAATAAATCGCTCCGGTATTCGGGTCCCGGAACGCTTCTTCCGCAGAATAGGTGCCGGCTGCCCCGGCGATCGTAGGGAGACTTAATCCGAGCAGAATTCCCCATGCCCATAGCGTTGCTTTCATTCAGCTTCAGCTCCTTTATGTACCATAGTACGAATTACTTTCCGATCAGTTTCTGGTATTTTTTTATAAAAAGATGATAAACCACTTCCTATTTACCCTGCGCCGCCACGATAGAAACATCCGCCCTGACACAAGAGCAGCTTCTTCATGCGAGCGCATAGCTTCCCATCCAGGCGCACATAGCCTCCCGGTCATATAAAAAGAGAGCCCTCACAGGCTCTCTGCAATGTGAAGCGGTACGCGCTTCGGTCCTATTCGAATTACAAAAATAAATAGAGCGGAATGAACAGTACCGATGTAATCAGACCGGCCAGCCCCATTGCCAGGCCGCTGAATGTGCCCTGCATCTCCGATTCAGCCAGGCTGCGCGAGGTGCCGAAGCCGTGTGCG
Proteins encoded in this region:
- a CDS encoding nitric oxide synthase oxygenase, translated to MTGTDRQEDKLIAAAASFIARCYHELGKDGAAVQQRMSEIEREIAARGTYAHTFEELEHGAKMAWRNSNRCIGRLFWPSLQVIDEREASTAEEVLQALRRHIAFATNGGKIRPTVTVFRADEPGCEPIRIWNHQLIRYAGYDRGGRRWGDPHSLPFTRICEALGWQGAGTSFDILPLVVQVGSEPPQWVELKPEEVLQVPLTHPDFGWFAELDLRWYAVPIIADMRLEIGGIDYKTAPFNGWYMGTEIGARNLADEQRYHQLPAIAARMGLNTASNTTLWKDRALVELNAAVLHSFKEAGVSIVDHHTAAQQFKRFEQQEAEANRPLTGDWTWLIPPMSPAATHIFHQSYSNEHVSPLFAYQTAPY
- a CDS encoding thiol-disulfide oxidoreductase DCC family protein encodes the protein MRQRKQLEVYYDEWCPLCAAIRRRLERWDWLHALRFRSIRDGQAVSEMSSRGISPDALEARMHVRCTGSGEIDSGIAAVLRLCSRVPLLMMLCPGIWLTIKLGFGERMYDWIASRRMIVPAGGCLEDGCELERRISP
- a CDS encoding VOC family protein; its protein translation is MKAKITPYLMFRGEAEEAMNYYIDAFGSGEIVRMNRYGDARSNVEWSIAEEDYDKLIHGEFIVGGQTIYCADSTGPGHGQHAEEHRVHLTIACGSEEEITRLYERLSGGGRVLMPLQLTFWQSKFAVVEDRFGIRWQLDLPQHPAS
- a CDS encoding AbrB/MazE/SpoVT family DNA-binding domain-containing protein, whose protein sequence is MKDTGMIRSLDSLGRIVIPVEIRNARNIEIGDAVEFFVLDDHILVLRKYTSTECTFCRSMESVSYYKDQFICSTCLKELAGAQDLAPIAPQPQAKKRAKTSELIQRLREAFEEHPGASQKELAKLLGVSQGRISQLKKEM
- a CDS encoding VOC family protein translates to MQKITTFLMFEGQAEAAMNLYTSLFADGKIVSLVRHDGSGGGEEGKVLHAVFSLNGQTFMCIDSSIMHEFTFTPSMSLFVDCESEQEIDELYAKLSDGGQVLMALGPSPFSKKFGWVNDKFGVSWQLNLANNG